Part of the Methylorubrum populi genome is shown below.
GATAGGCGCCGGCCGATTTCGAGTCAAGGCGCAGCTTCTTCGCCGCTGCGGCGTTTCTGCAGGAATTTATCCGCGCATCCCGCGCGAGAGGGACGATCTCTCCCCATGATGAGCCTGCACGGGGCCAACGGTGCGGTCGAGCACGGCGGCGCGGCGGGCGGCGCGAGCCTGCCCGATCACGCTCTCTGGATCGATCTGAACGATCCGACCGCGGAAGAGGCGGCGCAGGTGGAGCGGAAAACCGGCATCCGCATCCCGTCGCGCGCCGCGCTCAGCGAGGTGGAATCGTCGAGCCGCCTGCGCCGCAACCGCGACGGCCTCTCGCTCTCGACGCCGATGGTGACCTTCGACCGCTCGGATTTCAGCCTGAAGCCGCTGGGCTTCCTGCTGACCGCCGATCACCTCGTCACGGTGCGCTTCCACGAGATGCGGGCCTTCGCGGCAGTGCGCAAGCGTGTGGATGACGGGGATGGCGACGGCAGCACCAGCACGCGGATGTTCCTGCTCGTCGTCGAGGAACTGGTCGACAACCTCGCCGACCTGCTGGAGGAGATGTCGGCCGACCTCGACAGCCTGTCCACCCGCATCTTCGACTTCGATGCCGGTGCGCGCCCCGGTGCGCGGAAGGGCGATACCACCGCTCCCAAGCGCCGCGACCTGGCGTTGCGCCGCCTGCTGCGCTCGGTCGGGCGTCACGGCAAGTCGCTGGCCAAGGTCCGTGCCAGCCTGCTCGGGCTCGGGCGCATCATCGCCTTCGCCAAGAGCGAGTGCCAACAGGGGCTCGGCGAGGGCGACCTGCCCCGCTTCGACACCCTGGCGGGCGACATCGCCTCGATCGACGAGTTCGAGACACGGCTCTCCGAGACCGTCCAGTTCCTGCTCGACGCCACGCTCGGGCTCATCAACATCGAGCAGAACAACGCCTTCCGCGTCCTCACCGTCGTGTCGGTGGTCGGCGTGCCGCCGACGCTGGTCGCCTCGATCTACGGCATGAACTTCAAGCACATGCCTGAACTCGATTGGGTTTACGGCTACCCCTACGGTCTCGCGCTGATCGTGATCTCGGCGATCGCGCCGCTGCTGTACTTCCGCAGGCGGGGCTGGCTGTAGCACCCCGTCATGGGACGCCCGCGTCGGGGAGGCATCCTGCGCCTCATTGGCTGAGGCCGGGGAACAGGTTTCGCAGGCTCGTCACGATCATCTCCATCGCGACGGCGGCCAGGATCATGCCCATCAGGCGGCGCGTGATCGCCGTTGCCGTCGCCGACAGGTGGCGGCCGAGCCAGGGGGCGGAGAGCAGCGCGACGGCCAG
Proteins encoded:
- a CDS encoding magnesium transporter CorA family protein, which encodes MMSLHGANGAVEHGGAAGGASLPDHALWIDLNDPTAEEAAQVERKTGIRIPSRAALSEVESSSRLRRNRDGLSLSTPMVTFDRSDFSLKPLGFLLTADHLVTVRFHEMRAFAAVRKRVDDGDGDGSTSTRMFLLVVEELVDNLADLLEEMSADLDSLSTRIFDFDAGARPGARKGDTTAPKRRDLALRRLLRSVGRHGKSLAKVRASLLGLGRIIAFAKSECQQGLGEGDLPRFDTLAGDIASIDEFETRLSETVQFLLDATLGLINIEQNNAFRVLTVVSVVGVPPTLVASIYGMNFKHMPELDWVYGYPYGLALIVISAIAPLLYFRRRGWL